One Ranitomeya imitator isolate aRanImi1 chromosome 1, aRanImi1.pri, whole genome shotgun sequence DNA window includes the following coding sequences:
- the GREM1 gene encoding gremlin-1 isoform X2, with product MNRLVYSLGPMFLLFGLLLPNIEGNKKVRGSQGAIPPPDKGQPNDSEQGQPGNRSRGRGKGQALVGEEVLESSQEALHVTERKYLKRDWCKTQPLKQTIHEEGCNKRTILNRFCYGQCNSFYIPRHIRREEGSFQSCSFCKPKKFTTMVVTLNCPELQPSTKKKRITRVKQCRCISIDLD from the coding sequence ATGAACCGATTGGTCTATTCACTGGGACCAATGTTCCTACTCTTTGGACTTTTGCTACCAAACATTGAAGGAAATAAAAAGGTTCGCGGATCTCAAGGAGCCATTCCTCCTCCTGACAAGGGGCAGCCTAATGACTCTGAGCAAGGACAGCCAGGAAATCGGAGCAGAGGAAGAGGCAAAGGACAAGCCCTGGTAGGTGAGGAGGTGTTGGAGTCCAGTCAGGAAGCACTACATGTTACTGAAAGAAAGTATCTGAAGAGGGACTGGTGTAAGACACAGCCACTCAAGCAAACCATCCACGAGGAAGGATGCAACAAACGCACTATACTCAACAGATTCTGTTATGGGCAGTGCAATTCTTTCTACATTCCTCGACATATCCGCCGGGAGGAGGGATCCTTTCAGTCCTGCTCATTCTGCAAACCTAAAAAATTCACTACCATGGTGGTTACACTCAACTGTCCTGAGCTACAGCCATCCACAAAGAAGAAAAGAATAACGCGTGTCAAGCAGTGTCGCTGCATCTCTATAGATCTGGACTAA
- the GREM1 gene encoding gremlin-1 isoform X1, translating into MKKRTAPETASSKRMNRLVYSLGPMFLLFGLLLPNIEGNKKVRGSQGAIPPPDKGQPNDSEQGQPGNRSRGRGKGQALVGEEVLESSQEALHVTERKYLKRDWCKTQPLKQTIHEEGCNKRTILNRFCYGQCNSFYIPRHIRREEGSFQSCSFCKPKKFTTMVVTLNCPELQPSTKKKRITRVKQCRCISIDLD; encoded by the exons atgaagaaaagaacggctccagagacagcATCATCtaaaag gATGAACCGATTGGTCTATTCACTGGGACCAATGTTCCTACTCTTTGGACTTTTGCTACCAAACATTGAAGGAAATAAAAAGGTTCGCGGATCTCAAGGAGCCATTCCTCCTCCTGACAAGGGGCAGCCTAATGACTCTGAGCAAGGACAGCCAGGAAATCGGAGCAGAGGAAGAGGCAAAGGACAAGCCCTGGTAGGTGAGGAGGTGTTGGAGTCCAGTCAGGAAGCACTACATGTTACTGAAAGAAAGTATCTGAAGAGGGACTGGTGTAAGACACAGCCACTCAAGCAAACCATCCACGAGGAAGGATGCAACAAACGCACTATACTCAACAGATTCTGTTATGGGCAGTGCAATTCTTTCTACATTCCTCGACATATCCGCCGGGAGGAGGGATCCTTTCAGTCCTGCTCATTCTGCAAACCTAAAAAATTCACTACCATGGTGGTTACACTCAACTGTCCTGAGCTACAGCCATCCACAAAGAAGAAAAGAATAACGCGTGTCAAGCAGTGTCGCTGCATCTCTATAGATCTGGACTAA